One genomic window of Haliotis asinina isolate JCU_RB_2024 chromosome 4, JCU_Hal_asi_v2, whole genome shotgun sequence includes the following:
- the LOC137281162 gene encoding monocarboxylate transporter 13-like: MGIISEELTGSDVRTRGPPDGGWGWVCVVGRLYCQFCVLGTATAFGIIYVELIDYFHTSREVTAWIGSLAVGLIFLTGPLAAFLTTRFGIRKTTIGGTLLAFVGCFISWFATGITYLYISYGVLLGIGLGLAFVPSTLIVVLYFDKHRGLANAIASCGSGIGTLALPPLYTYLLGEYGWRGTLLLLSGLVLNGVVCAGVFRTPDYITATRKKCPTETNRQSWSQFFSLFCNPCFTMFVIAVDVAHLGYMVPFVHLPDMATQMGIEKYMTAYLISTMGVSNIVGRIFLGWVSDLPCVNVILLHGVSLMVCGVATVASPHLSHFYALAGYSVVQGVCIGWLFDITKSYNASFYLAGSIFILSGVMDMFVFLLHRRQRRKQEENVRTADTPKTRDFTETTYSYARVDGQVKELNGE; this comes from the exons ATGGGAATTATTTCTGAAGAGTTGACCGGGAGTGATGTCAGAACGAGAGGCCCGCCGGATGGAGGGtggggttgggtgtgtgttgtCGGCAGGCTCTACTGCCAGTTCTGTGTTCTTGGAACAGCGACAGCGTTCGGCATCATCTACGTGGAACTCATCGACTACTTCCACACCTCCAGGGAGGTCACCGCGTGGATTGGATCGTTAGCAGTTGGGTTGATTTTCCTCACAG GACCACTGGCTGCGTTTCTGACAACGAGGTTTGGTATACGGAAGACAACGATTGGTGGAACTCTCCTGGCCTTCGTGGGATGTTTCATTAGCTGGTTCGCCACGGGGATCACCTATCTCTACATTAGCTACGGCGTCTTACTAG GTATAGGTCTTGGCTTGGCATTTGTGCCCTCAACTTTGATTGTGGTGCTCTACTTTGACAAACACAGAGGACTCGCCAACGCCATAGCGTCCTGTGGGAGTGGCATTGGGACGCTAGCTCTGCCCCCTCTTTACACCTACCTACTGGGGGAGTACGGCTGGAGGGGCACGCTGCTTCTACTGTCTGGACTCGTCCTCAATGGTGTAGTCTGTGCCGGCGTCTTCAGAACCCCAGACTATATCACAG CCACCAGGAAGAAGTGCCCGACTGAGACGAACAGACAGAGCTGGAGTCAGTTCTTCAGCTtgttctgtaacccatgcttcacGATGTTCGTCATTGCAGTGGACGTGGCACATTTAGGGTACATGGTGCCATTCGTCCATCTACCCGACATGGCGACACAGATGGGCATTGAGAAG TATATGACGGCCTATCTCATCTCCACCATGGGCGTATCCAACATCGTCGGCCGGATTTTCCTGGGCTGGGTGAGTGACCTCCCCTGCGTAAACGTCATCCTCCTGCACGGCGTGTCGCTGATGGTGTGTGGTGTCGCTACTGTCGCCAGCCCACATCTCTCCCATTTCTATGCCCTGGCCGGCTACTCGGTCGTACAAGGCGTGTGTATTG GCTGGTTATTTGACATTACCAAGAGTTACAATGCATCCTTCTACTTGGCCGGGTCCATTTTCATCCTTTCAGGGGTGatggatatgtttgtttttctccTCCATCGACGTCAAAGAAGGAAACAAGAAGAGAACGTTAGAACGGCGGATACACCCAAGACACGGGATTTTACAGAAACAACGTACAGCTACGCTCGTGTTGATGGTCAAGTCAAGGAACTGAATGGCGAGTGA